DNA sequence from the Rhizobium lusitanum genome:
ATGCAGCTCGCCGGTAAGTCACCTGGCGAGATCGCCAGCATGGCGGCGGATCGTCCGGCCCGGCAAGCGCCTGCGCCGAGATATCAGTCCGCGGATTGCTTCAAGGCGTGGGCCATGCCGGACTGATGTCCGGAAAGTATCGTCCGGGGGGTGGAGGCCTTGCCGGGCGGAGGAAACCTTTCTCCACCTTTCGCGTTTTGACCTTCATGCCCTACGGCATGAACAAATGACATCGCGTTGAAATATCAGGAGGCAGATATGCGACTGTTCGAATGTGGGACGCTCGTGCCCGGCTGCAACTGGCACACCCGCGCCAATGACGATGCCGAAGTGGTTCGTCGCGCCGTCGAGCACATGCGTAACGCCCATGGCGAGACGACCATCCGGGAAGGCATGGTCGACAATATCAAGGCCCGCATTCGCGACGAAGCGAATGCCGCCTAATCTCAGCCTATAGGCATCAGGACTCGATCAATTCCTTCAGCCGGGCGAGCAGAGCCGCCCGGTCCATGGAGAAATTGCCGTCGAGCCATTGCTGCTCGAGCTTGCCAAGGATTTCGCCGACCCGAGGCCCGGCGCTGACGCCCGCAGCCAGCGCATCCGCGCCGCTGACCGGAAAGACCGGCTTCTTCCAGCCTGTCGTCCGCTCCAGTAGCTTGCCCAGCCGGGCCGTGCGCGCCATCTCCTCAAAATCGCCTTCCGCCTTGCCTCGCGCAACGGCAAGCGCCAGCTTCAGCCGAGCGGCAACGCCGGGCGTATCATAGCGGTAAAGCAAGCGGTCGAAGGCCGCTTCGGAGATATCGTCCTTGATACCGGGCGCATTTGCCCAGCCCTGCAAAGAGGCAGCCTCCGCCTTCGACAGCCGCAGCTTTTCGGCAAGCTTTGCCAGCCTTGCAGCATCCGGCGGCACGATGGCCGCAAGCCGCAGCAACGGATCAGGCGTCCAGCCAAGCGCCTGTTCCGTGGCGACCAGCGCCGGAATGGCGTCGATGCCCCATTTCTCGGTTTCCGGCAGCACCTCGGTCAGGATCCCGACCTGCCGCATCCAGAGCAAGGCCCGGCCTGGATCCTTGGCCGCAAGCAGCTTCTTCATTTCCGACCAGACGCGCTCTGCCGACAGCGATGCGATCTTGGAGCGTGCCGCCGCGCAGGCACGCAACCCGTCAGCATCCGGCCGGCCGCTGCCGTAATAGGCGAAGAATCGAAAGAAGCGCAGGATACGCAGATGGTCTTCGGCGATCCGCGTCGCAGCATCACCGATGAAGCGGATATTGCGGCGCTCGAGATCGGCAAGTCCGCCGACCATATCGACGACCTCACCGCTATCCGAAGCATAGAGCGCGTTGATCGTCAGGTCACGCCGTTCGGCGTCCGCCTGCCAGTCATCGCTGAACGCCACCTGAGCGCGGCGACCGTCCGTTTCAACATCGCGGCGCAAGGTGGTGATCTCAAATGGTTTTCCATCGATGATCAGCGTCACGGTCCCATGCGCGATACCCGTCGGAACCGCCTTGATACCGGCGGCAGCGGCCCTTTCGATGACCGCCTGCGGCAGCAAGGTCGTGGCAATATCGATATCGGCGACCGGCAGCCCCATAAGGCTGTTGCGCACCGCGCCGCCAACGACACGCCCCTCGCCGCCATCGGCGTTCAACAGGGACAGCACGCGCTGCAGGGCCTCGTCCTTGAACCAGGTCTCACCGGCAACGGAAGTCATGAATAGAGCCTTTCATAGAGTGTCCGGACAATGCCCGCTGTAATGCCCCAGATCATGTGCGATCCATAGGGCATGCGATAGAACTGGCGCTCGATCCCCTGCCACACCATGCTGTCGGTGACGTGATGATCCGGATCCATCAGGAAGGAAAGCGGCACTTCAAACGCATCCTCCACCTCGGTCGGATTGAGCGTCAACTCAAAACCGGGCTTGACCACCGCCAGGATCGGCGTGATGCGAAAGCCGGTCGCGGCCAGATAATGCGGCAATCGAGCCACCGGCTCGATGAAGATATCCGCGAGGCCGATCTCTTCGGCCGCCTCGCGCATCGCCGCCATTTCCGGCGATGCGTCCTCCGGATCGATGGCGCCGCCTGGAAAGGCGATCTGGCCGGAATGCTTGCGCAAAGTCGAGGTGCGCAGCGTGAAGATGACCTTGGCGTCCTCGCCATAATCCACCACAGGCACCAGCACCGCCGCATCGCGCAGCGTCAGACCCTCGGCTTGCAAGGTCGTTTCCGGGTTAAGCACATGGTCGCCATGGTCACGCCAGGCAAGCTCGACCGGGCCACCGCTCTGATTGAGCGCACGCCGCCGGAATTCGCCGGCGGAATAAAGGGGAAATTCGCTCATCGCGTCAGGGCATCCAATTCGGCAACCGGCATGACGGGAAAGACAGAGGTGCCGGAGCGCACGCAGAAAATCTCCCGCCCGGCAATCACCACCGTCTCGCCGAGTTCGACGAGATCATACATCACCGCCCGTGTCACCAGCGCTTCCAGCCGGCCGCGAACATGCAGATAGGGTTTCAGTTCGTCATTGTCACCGCTGATGACGAAACGTATCGGGTGCTCCCTGCCCGCCTCGACGACATCTCCCACATTGGTGCGGAACGTCAGCAGCCGTTTGCCGTCGCGTTCGGTCACGCTCATCTCGACGGCGACGAAATGCGCATCGACGACGCGAATGCCGACCCTTTCCGCAGGCGTGACCAGATAGGTCTTTTCATCCGCGTCCTTGCGCAGAACTGTGGAAAACAGCCGCACCAGCGGCGCGCGCCCGATAGGCGTACCCATATAGAACCAGGTGCCGTCGGCGCGGATTTCCATGTCGATATCGCCGCAAAACGGTGGGTTCCAGCGCTCTACGGGTGGCAGGCCCTTCTTGCGTCCGCCATTGTCGCCGGCCGCGCGCGAAATCAGCGCAGCCAGACTTGCCGCATCGCTCGTCGCCCTGATTTCTTCGCTTGCCATTGTTCCGTCCCGGTTTGCACTTAGTCCTGAATACAGCCGTTTCTCACGAGATAGTCATTCGAAACGCGCTTGTCAGCTATCTTCATGGCGGTAAGTTGTATTGAGTATGAGGCAAATGTGTAAGGTCTGCGAATCGCGCGTACCGTTTTTCAGCCGTTGGAGATGCAAATGGGCATGATCAAATCGACCGAAACGAGCCTCGATGACCAGGCCATGATTGCATCGGCCGAGCGGGCACTGGGCGATATCGCCACCATCCGCGACGAGGTTTCAAAGGTCATCTTTGGTCAGGAAAGCGTCGTCGAAAACACGCTTCTCGCCGTGCTCGGCGGCGGCCATGCCCTGCTGGTCGGCGTGCCCGGCCTTGCCAAGACCAAGCTGGTGACCACGCTCGGCGCCGTCCTCGGCCTTGCCGCCAGCCGCGTGCAGTTCACGCCGGACCTGATGCCGTCGGATATTCTCGGCTCCGAAGTCATGGACCAGGATGAAAGCGGCCGCCGCTCCTTCCGCTTCGTCAAAGGCCCGGTCTTCGCGCAATTGCTGATGGCCGACGAAATCAACCGCGCCTCGCCACGCACGCAATCGGCGCTGCTGCAGTCGATGCAGGAATATCACGTCACTATCGCCGGTCAGCGCTACGATCTGCCGGCGCCGTTCCATGTTCTGGCAACGCAGAACCCGCTGGAGCAGGAAGGCACCTATCCTCTGCCGGAAGCGCAGCTCGACCGCTTCCTGCTGCAGGTCGACGTCGACTATCCCGAACTTGCCGACGAACGCCGGATCCTGCTCGAAACCACGGGCCTCAACGAAGCGACACCACATGCGGTGATCAATGCCGAGCGATTGATCGAGATCCAGACGCTGATCCGCCAGATGCCAGTCAGCGACGGCGTCGTCGATGCCATCCTCTCCCTGGTGCGTTCCGCTCGTCCGGGTCAGGGCAATGCCTCGACCGACAAACATGTCGCCTGGGGTCCGGGTCCGCGCGCCGGCCAGGCGATGATGCTCTGCGCCCGCGCTCGCGCGCTCTATGAAGGCCGGCTTGCGCCTTCGCTCGACGATGTGCATGCGCTGGCCGAGCCGGTGCTGCAACACCGCATGGCGCTGACCTTTTCGGCTCGCGCCGAAGGCATGTCGGTACGAGACGTGATCGCAGGGCTGGTCAAGCAGTCAAGAACGTAACTCGGAATATCGAGGAGACTATAAGCGCGTGGCATCCATCGGACAGATCGTCAGCCCGACCTCAGGCAATGATGCCCTCTCCCGCGCTCGCAGCCGTGCCGCCCTCGTGCCGGATTGCCTCGTTGAGGCCAAGCGCATAGCCAATACCGTCATCGCCGGCTGGCACGGCCGACGCAAGCGCGGCATTGGTGAGAACTTCTGGCAATTCCGTCCCTATAGCGAGGGCGAAAGCCTATCGCGCATCGACTGGCGCCGCTCGGCCCGCGACGATCATACCTATATCCGCGACCATGAATGGGAAGCAGCGCACACGATCTGGCTCTGGGCCGACATGTCGCCGTCGATGATGTACAAATCGACCTACGGCCATGTCTCCAAGGAAAGCCGCGCGCTGGTGCTGATGCTGGCGCTTGCCGAGATCCTTGCGCGCTCGGGCGAACGCGTCGGCTGCCCCGGCATCATGGAGCCGGTCTCCACCCGCAATGCCGCCGAACGGCTGGCGGCGGCGCTGATGCACACCCCGCTCGAGGGCGGCCTGCCGCAGACCACGATGATCCGCGGCTGGAGCGATATCGTGCTGATCGGCGATTTTCTCGATGATGCCGACGATGTCATGAGCCGGATCGGGCCGCTTGGCCGCCGGGGATTGCGCGGCCATGTGGTCGAGGTCGCCGACCCCGCCGAGGAAATCTTTCCCTATAGCGGCCGCACCGAATTCAGCGATCCCGAAACCGGCACGAAGCTGGTGGCCGGACGGCCGGAGAACCTGCGCGAGGATTATCAGCGCGCCTATCTCGCCCGCCGCGACAGTCTCGGCCAGTCGCTGCGCCATCTCGGCTGGACCTTCGTGAGCCATCGCACCGACCGGCTGGCATCGGAAGCGCTGGTGGCCGTGCACATGTATCTTTCCGGCATGCCGGCCAGGGCGACATCTGGAGGGCAACCGTGAGCGGTCTCTCCTTCGCATTCGCCTCCCCCGCCATCCTCGGCGCCCTGATCCTGCTTCCAGCGATCTGGTGGCTGCTGCGTCTCACCCCGCCGCATCCAAGGGCGGAGGTCTTTCCGCCGCTGCGCATTCTGGCAACGATCCTGAAGCGCGAGGAAACGCCGGCGCGCAGTCCCTGGTGGCTGACGCTGCTGCGCATGGCGCTCGCCGCCCTCGTCATCCTTGCCATCGCCAATCCGATGTTCAATCCACGCACCAACACGCTGTCGAGCAGCGGGCCGCTGGTGCTGCTCATCGACAATAGCTGGGCGACGGCCTCCGACTGGGAGCGCCGCGTACAGACGGCCGACGCGCTGATCGACGATGCCGACGCCAAAGGCATACCCGTCTCCATCGCCTTCACCGCCGAACAGAGCAACGACACCACGCCGGGCGCGGCCACGGCCGCCCGCGACAAGTTACATGCGATCAACTCAAGGCCGCTGGTGCCCGATCGCCAGCGCGCCACCCAGGCCATCGAGGCCGCCCTCAATGGCACCCAGCCGGGCACGATTGCCTTTCTCTCCGACGGCGTCGAAAGCAAGGACAAGGACGATATTCTCAACCAGCTCGCCGCCTTGAAGCCGAACGAACTGCGCCTGATCCAAGGCGACGGCAGCGATGTACTGGCCATCATCGGCGCCAACAACGCCGCCAACGACATGACCGTCACGGCGACCCGGCTGAATGGCAGCAGCCCGCTTCGGCTGGGGCTGACTGCACTCGACAATCAGGGACGGCCGATCGCGGCCGGTTCGCTGAATTTCTCCAGCGGCCAGACGGTTGCGACCGGCTCGATCGCCGCGCCCTTCGAAATGCGCAACGATTTCGCCCGCATCAGCATCGATCGGCATGCGAGCGCCAGCACCGTGCATCTGCTCGACGACGGCTTCAAGCGTCGCCGCGTAGCACTTTTGTCCGGGCAGTCCGCCGACGAATTCCAGCCGATCCTGTCGCCGCTCTACTACATCCAGCGCGCCCTGCAGCCCTATGCCGACCTGATCCAGCCGAACAGCGCCGATCTGGCAAAGTCGATCCCTGAACTACTTGCCGGCAATCCATCCGTAATCATCATGGCCGATGTCGGCCGCCTGCCGCAGGAAAGCTATGGGCCGCTACAGCAATGGATTCAGAATGGCGGCACGCTGGTGCGCTTTGCCGGGCCACGCCTCGCCGCTGCTCCCGCCGAAGACCCTCTGGTGCCTGTAACATTGCGCCAGGGCGAACGCACCTTCGGCGGTGCACTCTCCTGGGCCGAACCGCAGCCGCTCGCCGATTTTCCCGCCTTCGGCCCCTTCGCCGGCATGCCGAAGCCAGCCAATGTGCTCGTCAAGCGGCAGGTACTGGCCGAGCCGACACCTGATCTTGCGGAGCGCACCTGGGCAAGCCTTGCCGACGGAACGCCGCTGGTGACCGAGCAACAGATGAAGGCTGGCCGCATCGTCCTCTTCCATGTCAGCGCCGAACCGCAATGGTCCGACCTGCCGATCTCCGGTGACTTCGTCGAAATGCTGCGCCGTATCGTGCAACTCTCCCGCTCCGGTGGCGTCACCACGGGCAACAACGCGCCGAAGACCAGCGAAGCCATGCCGCCCTACCGGCTGCTAACCGCCAAGGGCGCGCTGACCAGCGAAGCCGGCAATGCCCGCCCGCTCGAGCCGAACAACAAAGGCACGATCGCCGCCAATTTCGACAATCCACCCGGCCTTTACGGCTCGGAAGAAGGTTTTGTCGCGCTCAACGTTCTACCGGATGGCGCTCAACTGAAGCCGCTGGATGCTTCCACCACGAGCCTCTCGGTTGCGCAAGAAGGCCTTATCGGCGGTGAGGCCTGGTCGGCCAAGCCGATCCTCTTCACCATGGCCTTCCTTGTGCTTCTGGCGGACAGCCTGATCGTGCTGTTCATGAACGGCGCTTTCCCACGCCTTCGCAAATCGGCGAGGACGGCCGCAACCGGTGCCGCTATGCTGCTGCTCGCAGTCTCGGTTGCCACCTTCCTGCATCCGGGGAACGCCTCAGCCGACGATTCCAAGCCCGGCGACGACACCATCTTTTCGAGGCTCGACAAGACGCATCTTGCCTATGTCGTCACCGGCGAGTCGGAGGTCGACCACATTTCCGAGCGCGGCCTTGCCGGCCTTTCCGATTTTCTAACCTATCGCACGACGCTGGAGCCCGGTCCGCCGGTTGGGCTCGATCCCACCAAGGACGAACTCGCCTTCTATCCGATCATCTATTGGCCGATTTCCGCCACCGCGCCGATGCCGTCCAACGATGCCATCAACCGCATCGACGCCTATATGCGCAACGGGGGTACCGTGC
Encoded proteins:
- a CDS encoding DUF1059 domain-containing protein, whose product is MRLFECGTLVPGCNWHTRANDDAEVVRRAVEHMRNAHGETTIREGMVDNIKARIRDEANAA
- a CDS encoding CCA tRNA nucleotidyltransferase yields the protein MTSVAGETWFKDEALQRVLSLLNADGGEGRVVGGAVRNSLMGLPVADIDIATTLLPQAVIERAAAAGIKAVPTGIAHGTVTLIIDGKPFEITTLRRDVETDGRRAQVAFSDDWQADAERRDLTINALYASDSGEVVDMVGGLADLERRNIRFIGDAATRIAEDHLRILRFFRFFAYYGSGRPDADGLRACAAARSKIASLSAERVWSEMKKLLAAKDPGRALLWMRQVGILTEVLPETEKWGIDAIPALVATEQALGWTPDPLLRLAAIVPPDAARLAKLAEKLRLSKAEAASLQGWANAPGIKDDISEAAFDRLLYRYDTPGVAARLKLALAVARGKAEGDFEEMARTARLGKLLERTTGWKKPVFPVSGADALAAGVSAGPRVGEILGKLEQQWLDGNFSMDRAALLARLKELIES
- a CDS encoding CoA pyrophosphatase, which translates into the protein MSEFPLYSAGEFRRRALNQSGGPVELAWRDHGDHVLNPETTLQAEGLTLRDAAVLVPVVDYGEDAKVIFTLRTSTLRKHSGQIAFPGGAIDPEDASPEMAAMREAAEEIGLADIFIEPVARLPHYLAATGFRITPILAVVKPGFELTLNPTEVEDAFEVPLSFLMDPDHHVTDSMVWQGIERQFYRMPYGSHMIWGITAGIVRTLYERLYS
- a CDS encoding DUF1285 domain-containing protein, producing the protein MASEEIRATSDAASLAALISRAAGDNGGRKKGLPPVERWNPPFCGDIDMEIRADGTWFYMGTPIGRAPLVRLFSTVLRKDADEKTYLVTPAERVGIRVVDAHFVAVEMSVTERDGKRLLTFRTNVGDVVEAGREHPIRFVISGDNDELKPYLHVRGRLEALVTRAVMYDLVELGETVVIAGREIFCVRSGTSVFPVMPVAELDALTR
- a CDS encoding AAA family ATPase, with amino-acid sequence MGMIKSTETSLDDQAMIASAERALGDIATIRDEVSKVIFGQESVVENTLLAVLGGGHALLVGVPGLAKTKLVTTLGAVLGLAASRVQFTPDLMPSDILGSEVMDQDESGRRSFRFVKGPVFAQLLMADEINRASPRTQSALLQSMQEYHVTIAGQRYDLPAPFHVLATQNPLEQEGTYPLPEAQLDRFLLQVDVDYPELADERRILLETTGLNEATPHAVINAERLIEIQTLIRQMPVSDGVVDAILSLVRSARPGQGNASTDKHVAWGPGPRAGQAMMLCARARALYEGRLAPSLDDVHALAEPVLQHRMALTFSARAEGMSVRDVIAGLVKQSRT
- a CDS encoding DUF58 domain-containing protein, which gives rise to MASIGQIVSPTSGNDALSRARSRAALVPDCLVEAKRIANTVIAGWHGRRKRGIGENFWQFRPYSEGESLSRIDWRRSARDDHTYIRDHEWEAAHTIWLWADMSPSMMYKSTYGHVSKESRALVLMLALAEILARSGERVGCPGIMEPVSTRNAAERLAAALMHTPLEGGLPQTTMIRGWSDIVLIGDFLDDADDVMSRIGPLGRRGLRGHVVEVADPAEEIFPYSGRTEFSDPETGTKLVAGRPENLREDYQRAYLARRDSLGQSLRHLGWTFVSHRTDRLASEALVAVHMYLSGMPARATSGGQP
- a CDS encoding DUF4159 domain-containing protein, giving the protein MSGLSFAFASPAILGALILLPAIWWLLRLTPPHPRAEVFPPLRILATILKREETPARSPWWLTLLRMALAALVILAIANPMFNPRTNTLSSSGPLVLLIDNSWATASDWERRVQTADALIDDADAKGIPVSIAFTAEQSNDTTPGAATAARDKLHAINSRPLVPDRQRATQAIEAALNGTQPGTIAFLSDGVESKDKDDILNQLAALKPNELRLIQGDGSDVLAIIGANNAANDMTVTATRLNGSSPLRLGLTALDNQGRPIAAGSLNFSSGQTVATGSIAAPFEMRNDFARISIDRHASASTVHLLDDGFKRRRVALLSGQSADEFQPILSPLYYIQRALQPYADLIQPNSADLAKSIPELLAGNPSVIIMADVGRLPQESYGPLQQWIQNGGTLVRFAGPRLAAAPAEDPLVPVTLRQGERTFGGALSWAEPQPLADFPAFGPFAGMPKPANVLVKRQVLAEPTPDLAERTWASLADGTPLVTEQQMKAGRIVLFHVSAEPQWSDLPISGDFVEMLRRIVQLSRSGGVTTGNNAPKTSEAMPPYRLLTAKGALTSEAGNARPLEPNNKGTIAANFDNPPGLYGSEEGFVALNVLPDGAQLKPLDASTTSLSVAQEGLIGGEAWSAKPILFTMAFLVLLADSLIVLFMNGAFPRLRKSARTAATGAAMLLLAVSVATFLHPGNASADDSKPGDDTIFSRLDKTHLAYVVTGESEVDHISERGLAGLSDFLTYRTTLEPGPPVGLDPTKDELAFYPIIYWPISATAPMPSNDAINRIDAYMRNGGTVLFDTRDAIDTMGDNTTPSPNGQRLQAILANLDIPALEPVPKGHVLTKSFYLLSSFPGRYADSPLWIEARQDTRGDGNAVTSADGVTPIMITGNDFAGAWAIGDNGSPLLPTVPPDETQREYAYRTGVNIMMYMLTGNYKADQVHIPDILERLGQ